The DNA region GAATTGGGAGGTAAGTGAGTATTATTTCACGAAAGATTTTCACACAACACAGATCATAACATACTACTCTATTGTGGGCTCTTGATTTCCCCTTTTGTCTTTTTATAAGTTTTTTTTGTGTAATGGCTGGGTCAGTGCAGTGAAGGTTGCAACATTGATCATTTTGCTTCCTGGTGTGTGCAGAGttcgagttaaaggacaactgtagtgagaagaatatgaaggctgccatatttatttccttttaaacaataccagttgcctggcagccctgctggtctatttggctgcagtagtgtccgaataacaccaaaaacaagcatgcagataatcttgtcagatctaacattaacatcagaaacacctgatctgctgcatgcttgttcagggtctataactaaaagtattagaggcagaggatcagaaagaTAGCCAGTCAACCGGttttgcttaaaggggcactatggcgaaaaattgtaaaatttaaaatatgtgcaaacatagacaaataagaagtatgttttttccagagtaaaatgagccataaattccttttctcctatgttgctgtcacttacagttggtagtagaaatctgacagaagcggcaggttttggactagtccatctcttcatgtgggatgctcagcaaggcttttattctttataaagatgttcCCTAAACAGGATTTAAactatgatgctggccagcttccctgcttgctgcacagttttttggcagttggacagagcaattgccattcactaagtgcttttgaaaataaatatatccctgagaatcccctataaagagatggactagtccaaaacctgtcacttctgtcagatttctactacctactgtaagtgacagcaacataggagaaaagtaatttatggctcattttactctggaataaatgtacttcttatttgtttgtttgcacatttttaacattttttgccatagtgcccctttaaaaggaaacaaatattgcagcctacatatccctctctttacagttttcctttaagctctTAGCCAATTGCAGAAACACAATTCCCAGAATTCTGTGAAATTTGGAGTacagttatttttatttatttattttgctgtaTTTTTTAAGCTGGAATGTAAAACAGAAAGGTAGTTCTGCATTATAACATTTTTTGAACAACATGGATATATGCAGATCATTTTTTTGAACCTAAACTAGGATTAAGAAAAAACATACACAGACCATGTAGTGCAGCTTTTATTGTAACATTAGCTTCAATGCAATTTTGAGTGCAGGTGAACTGCAGTCTGAagtcacttgttttttttttttttgttttgtttgtttggttgGTTCTTCTTCAGGTGTATTTATGGACTTCCTTCAGTTCAGGCTCAGCTTGACGTCAGAAGGTGACCTGGACTCAGAGCACTGGGTACAACACagctgtctctttaaatgcaacaGTTACCTTGAATCTCTCCCTCTTCCTTTCTCTCCTTTTTATTTTCATCAGCTGCTAAATCTGTCTTTTGCGGCAGCTCCATATGCATTCTCCTGGCAAGCTCACGAAGTGTTAGCAAGCAGCATTACAAGGAAGGAATCCGTCAGACTTCTGCAACACCCATCTGCAAAAAAGgaggacaaaaaaagaaaacagcaaaaagcccttaaataaaacataccaTCAGACTTCAGCCGAGTACATTGAGACAAATGCCACGCAGCAAAAGGTGTCGCTGGGATTACCAATGACGTGCTAATGGTTGTTCAAGCAATCTCAATGCCGCCTATTCTATGACTCACCAGCTCCCCTTGGGGGCCCGGCTAACGTCATTGAGGGACTTAGGGCAACCGGCAGATCACTAACTCAAGGCAAACCTTAGCTTTTCTCTATCTGCATCCTTCTGGTCTTTAAAAAGGACTGAGGTCATTGACAAGCAGCCTTTGAGCTTTTTATCAATAGCATCCCTGAAATAATAAGaaattgctttcttttttttcacaGCGACTGAATTAAATGAAGACTTTCTCTCCTTGCTGTATTGGCTTTAAGATGCACCCACTCACGGCTGCACAGACAGCTAAAAGGGGATTGCAAagggatattttttttcttcccagtGAGCCTGAAATTCCTTGACTTCAacggggagggaaaaaaaattatgatgacaAAAGTTTACAGAATACAGACGTTTCTATTTTCAACCATCCCGAGTGGGTGTAATATTTTAAGAGATGAAAAAGGCTATCTTTAGTTAAAAAGCATTTCACAGGCTGCAGCATTGGTGCTAGATTTCTTTTgttatagtttaaccacttcgagTTTAAAATAAAGCATTAAAATATATTTGCTTGTGTTGTGCCTTGCACTTTTATTCAATCCAATCCAAGTCCTCTCTGCTCAAATAGATAAGCAacggcataataatctttaaagaaaaaaaaacatttctttgctacagctgaaagaaatcctgcaataaatatgcagtgtgtatacttcctgctttcatggaagcagtcatAGGGTTAACTAACTGTGTTTACacgttagctgctctgctgaagttcctgagctgacgcagctgagagatcaaattacacttgtgattactgtagtcacagatgagggggaattagacaggctaaactctctaaacacatacaggtccttgtcaaaaaatttgcatattgtgataaagttcattattttctgtaatgtactgataaacattagactttcatatatttttttgattcattacacacaactgaagtagttcaagctttttatttttttaatattgatgattttggcatacagctcatgaaaacccaaaattcctatctcaaaaaaatagcatatcatgaaaaggttccgtaaatgagctattaacctaatcatctgaatcaactaattaactctaaagacctgcaaaagattcctgagactttttaaaactcccagcctggttcattattcaaaaccgcaatcatcggtatgggctggtgcacaccgagcggctttttgggcgttttcagatccgcttgcggctgcggatctgcttggtcaatgtatctcaatggggtggtgcacaccagagcggcaggcgttttgcagaaacgaaaaatgcctgggtgaggcattttttggatttcggatgcgtttctgcctccaatgttaagtataggaaaaacgcaaaacgcctgtAAAACCGCTTGATCAAGCGGATTTTGATGCGGATGCGGATGCGTTTTTTTCAAGAATGCgcacttccaggtcaaagtgtgcttcctgtgtggcagatttgCATGAGGGATTTTAGACTGCGCAGGAGGAAGATGGCAGCAAAGTGGTTTACCACAGAAAACCTGATAATTAAGATTGAAAACAGCCCAGAACTTTATGACAAGTCTTTGCCTGGATATAAAGACCACCAAAGGGCTCATGAAATCTGGAGCAACATTGCAAAAGATTTTCTTGGAGAAAAATGGAATACTTTGAGCCAAAAGGGCAAGGATTCTAAGAGTAAGTATATGTGTACAGAATTGttgtattttattgatttcatgcagcactttgcagacaaTATATCATCACCCCTCCACTAAATGAGTAATTAAACAATTAGAAATTTCATTATCACAGGTCTCTGGCAAAGCTGTTCTCTCTATAGCCATCTCTCCTTATAAACAgcaggtacatgtgtgtgtatgtactcacaTGTATTATTAGAGCGCTATTTGCCACTTTAGAGTGTCATGAATGATATAGACATACAACACGGTTTCAAGAATGTTTATTTGCACAATAATACTGATCTCGTCATGTAAGTAAATAGCAGCCTGCAGGTTTTTTAGTTCTTACAGTTATGGCACAAAATAATCAGCTAATTTGTATCTGTTGTGAATGGCAGAAATGGGACCACGTAAAGTAGCTGGTGGTAAAGTGACAAGAGCACTGTTTGAAAgatccccctcttcctcctctatgGTCATGCTATCTAGTGTTCtcacataattatgcaaaatacaTGTTGCCTTCACCACTATTATAGCATACTTTGGTTGCATTTTTATAGCAGTGTGATAAATGCGCCATTTGTTTGCCAGAATTCCAAAAGCACATTCTACTACTTGTCTGGCTTTGGTCAGGCGGTTATTAAAGACTACTTTCTTATGAGTCATATCTCTCTGTGCATACGGTCTCATAACATGCTCAGACAGTGCAAAGGCCTCATCAGCCACAAACACACAGGGGTAAGGTGGTTCTACAGTGTCAGGCCAGGGGCGTGGTGGTGGTAAAGTCATCTGGCCTGTGCGAAGCTTCACGCCAAATCGACTGTGCTGGAAGACTGAGGAATCATGGGAACTTCCGTAAGCCCCAACATCCACATAGATAAATTTCAAATTAGGATCCACAACAGCCATGAGCACTAGTGAAAagaattttttataattgtaatagaGACTGCCAGTGAATGCAGGCATAACCAGCCTGACATGTTTCCCATCCACTGCTCCAAGGCAGTTAGGGAAATCATGTTTCTCCCAAAAAAGCTGCATGTTAGCCTCCCACATAGGTACGTCAGGAGTTGGCATAAATTCCGGTTGAAGTACTTTCCAGATCAATTTGCAGGTGTCCAAAACTAAGTATCGGATTGTACTTCTTCCCATGAGGAATTGGTAGTGAAGTGCTGCAAAAGAaaatctgcaaaagaaaagaaataacatgtatgtttatttttattcctaGTTGCCCTCCTGCGGACAAGATGGAAGTCGGTCAGAGACAGTTACAAAAAGGAGATTGAAAAGCAATACCATGAATCCAAAAGTGGGTCTGGAAGTTCGCAGCGAACAAAATATAAATATTGTGGCATATTAGAATTTCTAAGAAAACATCATGAACCGGCTGAGTAAGTATGGCGTAAATGTTAACCTATTGCAATGTTTGTCAACTTCGCCAATAGAACAGTGAAGGAAGGAGTAGGCCCACAATGCAATTCAGTAGTGTGGAACGCATAATCTGCCATCACTCTACCAAATATATTGGGGGACGTAGCTTAATGTAAGGATGGCATAGGTCCAGTTTAAAATGATTATTACATGACAGGAATGTGGACTGTTCGTTACCCAACataacagttgcctgacagtgctggttatatgtttggctgcagtagtctctgCATCACACATCTGTAACACACATCTACCAAAATCAGTGCTAGTTTACTCAGGCCAGTTTTGCTctatgcttgctcaggggctgtgcctaaaagctatgtacacaaataatgggaaaaatagacaggctactgctattgttttgcaatgaaaGATGCATCGCATTGTGCCCATATATTTGCTGTGACATCCATGGTCACTATTCCATGAACTAAAGTTGTGCTTTCCCCTTTCCAAAGGACTGAAGATAGCCTACCACCAGATCCTGAGGAGGACGATGTAGAGGTGCCACCTACCACCACCAGTGATGTGGAAGTTGAAGAAGACACTACACAGGATGTTGACACTGCTACACTGGAAGACAGTGACTCTACTAccccagatcacacaccacacagcccagcgagtagtcggacacgcacaactgtcaggtctagtagaggtgtgagggtagctacacaaggcaggagaataggaagaggtatgagcagggctgaatacgaccAGAAGCTGATTAGTTCAATAGAAAAGGCTGTTGATCatatggagaagcgagaggatGAAATGAAACAACTTAAAGAGCCATGCACACAGTATCTTTTAAGTTTGGTGCCACTATTACAAAAAGTGCCTCCTGATAAGCAATGGGCAGCCAGACATGCCATCTCTGAGACCCTGGGGAGATTCTTACTACCTGAGAGCCGTGCAGatgacaatgtgcacaactacttGCAGCAACCACACCTGCCTGCTTCCAGCCAACAATATAATGCACACCCACAACTCTCTTACCATATGCAACGCATTTATGACCCACCCCACTACCCACCAATGCATATGCATAACATGCCATATGGTCAACAGCCTCATTACTCTATGCCTCCACCTCAGCGCCCTGATCAAGGTATGCGATTTCAAACATCATCTATGCACAGTGACTCTACAGTGTACACTGATTTAACATCGCACAGCCAGCCTCATACAAATGCTGAATTAGGTACACATGCTTACAATCAGGGCCCTGGTAGTATGTGTGATTTGCTATCACAACATGACTAGTTTTttgtagttttacattttattttattgttcaaTGCTCAGATTTGGATCTTAGTTTACATTACCTCAATGTTATGAGGAGTCGCTCAGTTGGTGTGATTGCTAGGCGAAAGTTAGTGTCTTGTCGGCGAAGGGCATCCTTCAGTTTGGCTAAAAGGCCATCAAAACTAGGAAAAAAGAGCATGCTTACCTTTAGATCTACTGTTGTTTGTTGCAGAAACATTTCTCATTTGTGACATATTACTTTTGCTGCTGAAAGCAAAGTATGGACAACACATGTCCAAAATATTCTTTGCACAGAAGAACAAAACATTAAAACGAAAGATTTTGTTCAAACATTGCTTCATTACTGTGTCCCATATGCTGATTGTTGCCATATACTTAATGAAGTATGCACCAGGAGTATGTAAGGTCATAATATACTACAAATATTTTGGGTAAACTATGGATATATAATATAGTAGTTACTCCTATAGGAAAATTAGATGGAGGCCTTAGGCATTGAATACATAACACACCAGGATCAAGTATCACAGTTATTTGGTTAGcttatgtatatgttacggccagaacccgaagtttggccagaactagaagtggccggccacttcgggttctggccggccaatgtgcgaactggccgctgcgctgcggccaatgtgagaaatgcaacaattcctgtaaggcccggttcacacttgcggttgtctgccaaacggaccggatgacctgaccggatccggaccggatccggatcggaaccgtacggttctgatccggatccgatccggatccggtcaggttgcatcaacggtccatcaggatgcgatccggatccgtttggcagaaGTTACGTAAAACaccaaaaaaaagttggggtctgggaggtcagcagaagggggacctgtggaatcaggccctctgctgtttagcactcacctccacctgcgacatgctgccaacatctccggatccggatccagctgtgctgctccactccaaaatgcttgcccatgtgtccccagccaatatcgccgcaaaaatccgcataggaagtggggtagaacatccggatttctcagccagtgtgttgtgcggcctccggttcccatttgtttgtattggccggatggtgcagtccggctccgccccggatacggctgccggaggggccggatgaaaaaatagcgcatgttggaacggaggccggagtccggatccggcccggatccggtccggctccggttctgcagaacggacccatgtgaacggacgcataggctttaattgctatgccgtgcgtccgttccgtccgttctgcaggcggtgcggctccggcacggcgattccggagggcgaccgctaatgtgaaccgggcctaaggttaatgggatgttgtggccgcagcgcagcgggcaaatgtatcacacatctttactttattcaatgacagccgcccggctttttctctgcctctctcctcccccccccccccccctcctctctctcctccccccgcctctctctcttcttctcttatgggcagccgggcggggacacgcgtgtccctccggagtcgttcgtcgcggcaggggaatcctgccgttcttgcagagcgggtgctggcagaagcgatgtctgcagcctccccgctctgctctcctgccgcgacgaacgactctcctggacacgcgtgtcccccgcccggctgcccataagagaaggaagagagagaggcgaggggaggagagagaggcgaggggaagagagaaagcggggaaaaagccggtcggctaaatgtcattgaataaagtaaagatgtgtgatacatttgcccgctgcgctgcggccacaacatcccattaactttacaggaattgttgcatttctcacattggccgcagcgcagcggccagttcgcacattggccggccagaacccgaagtggccggccacttctagttctggccaaacttcgggttctggccgtaacatatacaccggATTGATTATTGTGTTCTTTTTCTGTTTACAGTCAAACACAGTTAACTATGGGCCAAAAAGTGCTTCCAATTTCATTCCTCCCCAAAATACTTAGCCCCATGATAAAAATAAGTGACAAGTATTCTTACCTGGACACAGACATGCGGGTGTAGCCAAAAAACTTTTCTGGATGGTGCCTCAAATCTCTATATAGGGTCCTAAATTGACCCTTCTGGCGCCGCTCTTGTAGCATGGGATGCACCCAGTATCTCCTTGTCCTTGGCCTACGTCTCATATATGCTGCTACACAGAGCAATAACAGCACATcaggaaacattttcaaaaacaagtcactcttctctccaaaccacagtgtcacctctcctgaactAACCCACAATGTTGTTAAGGACCCCACCCTTTTTATATTGGGTTTTTTACTTCAATTGCTCAATGTGCTTCACATGTGTCATCAATATATCGCACTTTAACCCTTTGTTTAAGGTCTTTCTACCTCTTTtcctgaaaaacgcaaaacgcaaaacgcttccaaaaacgcttgcaaaaacgcacgcaaaaaacgcaaaacgcccccAAAACGCCCCAAAACCGCGCTATCAAAATGACACTAAGCGgttcaaaaaacgctagcgttttgcggatctgcttgcggtttttggtgtgcaccagccctgagactgccaacctgactgctgtccagaaggccatcattgacaccctcaagcaagagggtaagacacagaaagaagtttctgaatgaataggctgttcgcagagtgctgtatcaaggcacctcagtgggaagtctgtgggaaggaaaaagtgtggcagaaaacgctgcacaacgagaggaggtgaccagaccctgaggaagattgtggagaagggccgattccagaccttgggggacctgcggaagcagtggactgagtctggagtagaaacatccagagccaccgtgtacagcgtgtgcaggaaatgggctacaggtgccgcattccccaggtcaagccacttttgaaccagaaacagcggcagaagcgcctgacctgggctacagagaagcagcactggactgttgctcagtggtccaaagtacttttttcggatgattcGGAGGAAGATTGGGgatagggaaatgccaaaatgcctgaagtccagtgtcaagtacccacagtcagtgatggtctggggtgccatgtcagctgccggtgttggtccactgtgttttatcaagggcagggtcaatgcagctagttatcaggagattttggagcacttcatgctttcatctgctgaaaagctttatggagatgaagatttcatttttcagcacgacctggcacctgctcacagtgccaaaaaccactggtaaatggtttactgaccatggtattactgtcctcaattggcctgccaactctcctgacctgaactccatagagaatctgggggatattgtgaagagaaagttgagagacgcaagacccaacactctggatgagcttaaggctgctattgaagcatcctgggcctccataacacctgcgcagtgccacaggctgattgcctccatgccacaccacaTTGAACAGTCATTTCTgttaaaggattcccgaccaagtattgagtgcataactgaacataattatttgaaagttgacttttgtgtttta from Hyperolius riggenbachi isolate aHypRig1 chromosome 11, aHypRig1.pri, whole genome shotgun sequence includes:
- the LOC137537563 gene encoding uncharacterized protein, with translation MRMRMRFFQECALPGQSVLPVWQICMRDFRLRRRKMAAKWFTTENLIIKIENSPELYDKSLPGYKDHQRAHEIWSNIAKDFLGEKWNTLSQKGKDSKIALLRTRWKSVRDSYKKEIEKQYHESKSGSGSSQRTKYKYCGILEFLRKHHEPAETEDSLPPDPEEDDVEVPPTTTSDVEVEEDTTQDVDTATLEDSDSTTPDHTPHSPASSRTRTTVRSSRGVRVATQGRRIGRGMSRAEYDQKLISSIEKAVDHMEKREDEMKQLKEPCTQYLLSLVPLLQKVPPDKQWAARHAISETLGRFLLPESRADDNVHNYLQQPHLPASSQQYNAHPQLSYHMQRIYDPPHYPPMHMHNMPYGQQPHYSMPPPQRPDQGMRFQTSSMHSDSTVYTDLTSHSQPHTNAELGTHAYNQGPGSMCDLLSQHD